In the genome of Passer domesticus isolate bPasDom1 chromosome 2, bPasDom1.hap1, whole genome shotgun sequence, the window cccgggctgggctgggatgggctgggctgggctgggctgaaccgggctgggctgggctgaaccgggctgggctgggctgggctgggctgggctgggctgagctgggctgggctgagctgggctgggctgggctgggctgagctgggctgaaccgggctgggctgggctgggctgagctgggctgagctgggctgggctgggctgggctgagctgggctgggctgagctgggctgagctgggctgagctgggctgagttgggctgggctgggctgggctgagccgggttgggctgagctgggctgaaccgggctgggctgggctgggctgggctgggctgaaccgggctgggctgggctgggctgggctgggctgggctgggctgggctgaaccgggctgggctgggctgagctgggctgggctgagccgggctgagctgggctgggctgagccgggctgggctgggctgggctgagctgggctgggctgagctgggctgagctgggctgggctgagctgggctgggctgggctgggctgggctgagctgggctgggctgggctgggctgggctgggctgggctgggctgggctgagctgccccGACCCCCCTCAGCCTCCCCCCTGCCCAGGCcggggctcctcctgccccccCAGCCGGGGCTCAGGGATGGGCCGGGGGTGCTGGGccagggggtcccgggggggcgGGCGGCTCGGGGTGCACCGGAGCGGGGCAcggggctgctggcagggcagggggtcATGCTGGGGGTGTCCAGCTCGGGGGGCCAGGCACTGTGTTGGGGGGCCCAAGGGGGGCTAGGTCGGGGGTCCCAGGCTGCTGAGGAAGGTGTAGCTGAGCGGAGAGAAAGGTGCTGGTcacgggggctcggggggcggCTCAGGGGGGCCCCAGGCTGCTGACGGTGGTGTAGCTGAACTTGGAGAGCGAGGCGCTGGCCATGGGGGGCTCGTCCTCGGGTGGGCGGCGGGGGCAGGCACGGCGGCAGCCCCAGCCGGCGCAGGTGGCCCCGAAGGCCTTGCGGAAGCGGCGGTTCATGAAGCAGTAGATGAGGGGGTTGGCGCAGGCCGAGGTGTAGGACAGCAGGTGGATGAAGGCGATGGGGGTGCCCGAGAGCGCCCGCTGGGCCGCCCGCGGGGCGAAGGCACGCCAGGTGTTGGCGGCGAAGATGGGCAgccagcagaggaagaacatGGCCACGATGACCACCAGCATGCGGATCACGCGGCGCTTGGCCGCCAGCTGCGCCCCCGAGCTGTTGATGCGAGCGCGGTCCTGCTGCGCCCCCAGCGCCCGCAGCTCCAGCGCGGCGCCCGGGCGCGACAGCTGCAGGTAGCACCCGTCACCCTCGTCGCAGGCCGGCGCTGGGTCCCCCCCGGGGCCACGCTGGGCTGCGGAGCGAGGAGGCATGGTCACGGGCACGGCACCCCAGCACCGCTCCAGCAGGGTGGGACGGGGTGCAGGGGCATGGAAACGGCACCGTGGGGACATGCTGCACCCCGAGGCTACAAGGAGGTGCCCGGGAAAGGGGGGTGTCCCCGGGGAGCACACcctgtggggagcagggctgagggctcagCCCGCCCCTCCTGCTGGGGTGGGCGCTCTGCCCACTCAGGAGTCACCCCAAGTGTCACCCCCCGTGTCACCCCCGCCCCATCCCCTCACCTGCCACGTCCCCCTTGACGTCCAGCTCGAAGCGGATGCCCCGGTAGAGCTCGCGGGAGATGAGGCCGTACGCCACCGTCATCACCACGCCCGGGATGAAGAACAGCACGAGGAGCAGCAGCACGTACCTGGGACAGGTGGCCCCGTCACCCGGCGTCCCCCCAGGGCCACGCTCCCGCTCGGTGCCCGCACTCACCAGGCCTGCCGGACGCGCTCGCTGGGCCAGTGGTGGGTGCACTGTgcggggggcgggcggggggcggcgggccgCGTGGTGCTGTACACGGCGTAGGGCAGCATCAGCAGCGCCGCCAGCGCCCAGGTGCCCGCGATGACGCGGCACGCATGGGACCGCGTCTGCCAGGCGCGCGACTGCAGCGGGTTGCAGATGGCACTGTAGCGCTCGAGGGCGATGGCCACCAGGCTGAAGGTGGACACGGCCACCGAGACCCCTGCGGGCAGCGGGGAGCGTCGGTGGGCACGGCGTGACCCCCTCCTGGAGCCCCCCGCTGTACTCCGTGCTCCCACCAGGTAGGGATAACCCCCCCGTGTCCACGGAGCAGGGATGAgccccctccctgtgcccccaggtACCCACAGGGCAGGGATGAGGCCCCCCCGCCATGAGGGGGGACAAGCCCCCGTGTGCCCCACCCTACCCATGAGGTAGGCCACGAGCTTGCAGACGACGTCTCCGAAGACGAAGGCGCCCATGAGGCCGGGCAGCAGGGTGAAGGGCATGCAGCACAGCGCCAGGAGCAGGTCGCTCagggccagggacagcaggaagcAGTTGGTGACGGTGCGCAGCCGCCGGTtcagcgccagcacggccaccACCAGCGCGTTGCCCCCGACGCTCAGCACGAAGATCAGCACGTAGAGCACCACCCGCACCGCCACGTCCAGCTCTGCGGGCAGCGGGGCACGGCGCTGCACTGCCACCCCGGGGCACCCCGGGGGCACTCTGAAAGCACTCCCGAGGCCGCCACAGAGACACTGCCAAGGCACCCCGAGGGTAGCCCGGTGGCCACCCAGACGTGCTCCAAAGGCACCCAAAGGCGCCCCAGCACAGGCCCCGGCACTGGGACACCGGGGCTCCGACGTGACCGGCGCGGGCTCGGTGGAGCCCCATCAGATGAGTGCATCGTTTCCCCCCGTGTGGCAGCCGCCGGGATTCGGGGTGAGCCCCACGGCCCTCGGCTCAGTTCCGTGAGGCTGAGGGACCCTCATCCAGCCGGGTGCCCCCATCCCGCCCACCCTCCGCCTCGGGGCTGAGCCGCGGCTCCCCCGGCGGCGCGGGGACCGGGCACGTCCTGCCCGGACAGCGGAGTGACAATCCGGAGCAGGGGCCCCTGCCGGGGGTGGGATGGGGTCGTCCCAGCCGAGGGTCCAGCTGGaggtcccggccccggcagTGGAGCAGGGGTGCGAGGTGGGCGCTGTGTCCGTGGCGTCCCTGCCGGAGTCCCCTCCGCCCTGCTGCCGCCACCGGCACAGCCCGGCGCGCTCCCGCCGGCAGCGCCAGATCCGCACCGgagccccgggcagcgccggcgcCACCGAGCccgcggccgggccgcgggggCCGGGGACGGTGGGCGCGGGCTGCTGGGGGCACGGCGGGCACGGGCGGCGCCGCTCGGAGAACCGGAGCGCAGGGCGGCGGGCACCGGGCGGCACGGCGGGACGGAGCGCGGTGCCGGGCGGCGCAGGGCCGGGCACGGAGCGGGGGTCCCCGCCCGGCTCCATCCCGCTCCTTCCCCCCGCCCCCGCTCTCACCTCTGGGCGCCGGGGGCCCGCGGAGGCCCCTGCGGAGGAGGTCGCAGAGCGAGCCGTTGGTCCCGTTGCCGGTGCCGGCGCCGGGTCCGCTCCCGGTGCCGTTCCCGGAGCGGCAGAGCATCTCCTGCAGCGACTCGTTGAGGGGCCGGGGGTCCATGGCGGGGACCCCCCGCCTCCCCCCGCCCCTCCTCCGGCAGGAGGCACCGGGAAGGATCAGGCTCCGGGAGGCTCCGGGAGGGACGAGGCTCCGATCCGCTCGGAGCCGCCGGTGGATAGGCGGGGGCGGCgcccggcgcggggcgggccgggggcggggggcggtggcggcggcggggggagcccggggggtgctggggggcgCGGGGGAGGCGGGAACGGGGGGAGCCCGGGGCGGtgggggccgggcggggccatGGAGAGTACCGGCAGCGGGGCTCGGGGAGTACCGGGGCGTGGGCTTCACCCCGCATCCCGGGCGGGTCGGGCAGCTTGGGGGGGCTCGCTGGGAGCGCTCTTGAGGCACCGGGCGACGGGACGACGGCCACCACCGCGGTGTCTGTCACCgcgtccctgctgctgccccggcgGGGCTGGGGGTCCCGAGCTGCTCACGGCTCCCAAACTCCGTGACACTGACCCGGCCCcatcccggtcccggtcccgcagcagcagctgtcGGTGTCACCCGACAGCAGTGGTGGCTGCGGTGTCCCCCCCCAGGTCACCCCTCAGCACCGCGGCACTAGTCCCGCGGCACCCCCACCCCTCGTGGGACCCCGACCCCCTGAGCCCCGGGGGCATCATGCGCCCCTCTGGATCTCTGTGACCCAGAGGGACCCCGTGCCCTGGGGAgagcctgtgccctgctgggaccATACATGCCACTGGGACCTCGCGGCCCcatctgcccctgtgccctgaggGGACCCTCTGCCCTGGGGGTACCATGCGCCTTGAGGGGAGCCGGTGCCCCCCTGGGGCCATACACGCCACCAGGACCCCGTGCCCTGAGGGGCCCCTGCACCGTGGGGCTACCCTGTGCtttgggagcaccttgcatggCGCTGGGACCCTGTGCCCTGTGGGGACCCTGTGCCTTGGAGGGGCCCTGCACCCCAGGGGGACCCCGTCCTCCTGCAGAACCTGGGTCCTGGGCAGGACCCTGTGCCCCGGGGGCACCCTGCGCCCTGAGGACACCATGTGCCTTGGAACCCTGCACTCTGGGGGGGCCCTGTCCCCCGGAGGGACCCTGTGGCCCGGCAGGCTGCTGCGGAGAGGCCGCTCCTGCTGCCCCGTGTGTCCTCACTGCCCTGTCCCGCACCGCCCCGTCCCGCAGCTGCAGCCGTCCCTCGAGGCGCCGGACGCGCAGGGCCATGCGCAGGGCCCCggcctccagctgtgccagcagccgGGCTGCCCGCGTctggagcccctccagggcCCGCTCCAGCCCCCGCagccgccgctccgccgccgccccggccgcCTCCGCGGCGGTGTCGAGCTGGCCCATGcggagcagcagctcccggcCCCTGGCCTCCATGGCAGCGCGGGCGCGGGGGAACTCGGCCAGCACCTCCGCCAGGTCCTCCTTGCCCAGGCAGAACAGGTCCGAGTAGCCGATGCTCAGGATGTTGGCCGTGCGCCGGTTCCCCGCCGCGTTGCCTGCGGGGCAGGGCCGTGAGCCCGAGGGCGGcgcggggcagcgccggggcgcggcgcggggcTCACCCTTGATGTCGATGAGGCTGATCTCCCCGAAGTAGAGCCCCTCGCCCAGCACGGCCAGCTGCGTGACGCCGTCCTCGGCCACCACGGCCAGGCGGCCCTCGCGGATGAAGTACATCTCGCGGCCCACGTCCCCGCGCCGGCACACGAACTCGCCGGGCCCGAAGACCTGCGGCCGCAGGCGCAGCACCAGC includes:
- the CCKBR gene encoding gastrin/cholecystokinin type B receptor isoform X2, which encodes MGLHRARAGHVGAPVSQCRGLCWGAFGCLWSTSGWPPGYPRGALAVSLWRPRECFQSAPGVPRGGSAAPCPAARRAGRGGAGGALRADLRAERRGQRAGGGRAGAEPAAAHRHQLLPAVPGPERPAPGAVLHALHPAARPHGRLRLRRRRLQARGLPHGTTRPAAPRPPPAQCTHHWPSERVRQAWYVLLLLVLFFIPGVVMTVAYGLISRELYRGIRFELDVKGDVAAQRGPGGDPAPACDEGDGCYLQLSRPGAALELRALGAQQDRARINSSGAQLAAKRRVIRMLVVIVAMFFLCWLPIFAANTWRAFAPRAAQRALSGTPIAFIHLLSYTSACANPLIYCFMNRRFRKAFGATCAGWGCRRACPRRPPEDEPPMASASLSKFSYTTVSSLGPP
- the CCKBR gene encoding gastrin/cholecystokinin type B receptor isoform X1 produces the protein MDPRPLNESLQEMLCRSGNGTGSGPGAGTGNGTNGSLCDLLRRGLRGPPAPRELDVAVRVVLYVLIFVLSVGGNALVVAVLALNRRLRTVTNCFLLSLALSDLLLALCCMPFTLLPGLMGAFVFGDVVCKLVAYLMGVSVAVSTFSLVAIALERYSAICNPLQSRAWQTRSHACRVIAGTWALAALLMLPYAVYSTTRPAAPRPPPAQCTHHWPSERVRQAWYVLLLLVLFFIPGVVMTVAYGLISRELYRGIRFELDVKGDVAAQRGPGGDPAPACDEGDGCYLQLSRPGAALELRALGAQQDRARINSSGAQLAAKRRVIRMLVVIVAMFFLCWLPIFAANTWRAFAPRAAQRALSGTPIAFIHLLSYTSACANPLIYCFMNRRFRKAFGATCAGWGCRRACPRRPPEDEPPMASASLSKFSYTTVSSLGPP